In one window of Poriferisphaera corsica DNA:
- the ilvA gene encoding threonine ammonia-lyase, whose amino-acid sequence MVSFESVKEARDRIYDHVQFTPCCESYYLSELTGCKVFCKREYLQRTGSFKERGAANALARLGEVEKERGVVAASAGNHALALAYHGKRLGIPVTVVMPKFAPLIKVSTCRRFGATVILAGESFGEAREQADALVEQKGMVYVHGYDDPDVIAGQGTIGLELLEQVSDVDAVVVPIGGAGLIAGIGLVVKALKPEVEVIGVEPERVASYRAAMKAGGPIMVEAEPTLADGLAVGRVGDCAFEIAQKCVDRVVTVTEGELSLAVLRLLELEKAVVEGSGAAGLAALLGPLKGELEGKNVVLPLCGGNLDPFTLHRVIEHGMTADGRLHALEIRISDRPGGLARLTELLGEGGVSIQCIDHDRMFAGPDVACVCVRVVLETRDMSHYQDVLSMLDDCGLEVNKSI is encoded by the coding sequence ATGGTTTCTTTTGAATCTGTAAAGGAAGCTCGTGATCGGATATATGATCATGTTCAATTTACACCGTGTTGTGAATCGTATTATTTGAGCGAACTCACGGGTTGTAAGGTGTTTTGCAAGAGAGAGTACTTGCAGCGTACAGGAAGTTTTAAGGAGCGTGGTGCCGCCAATGCACTGGCGAGGTTGGGTGAAGTTGAAAAGGAAAGGGGGGTTGTTGCAGCATCAGCTGGTAACCACGCGCTTGCATTAGCGTATCATGGAAAGCGTCTGGGTATACCAGTAACAGTGGTTATGCCGAAGTTTGCGCCGTTGATAAAAGTGTCAACGTGCAGGCGATTTGGTGCGACCGTGATATTGGCAGGCGAGTCGTTTGGGGAGGCGAGAGAACAGGCGGATGCCTTAGTTGAGCAGAAGGGAATGGTGTATGTTCATGGTTATGATGATCCAGATGTGATTGCTGGGCAGGGGACGATCGGCTTGGAATTGCTTGAACAGGTGTCCGATGTTGATGCTGTGGTTGTACCGATTGGGGGGGCAGGTTTAATTGCTGGTATCGGGTTGGTTGTGAAGGCTTTGAAGCCTGAGGTTGAGGTGATTGGTGTTGAGCCCGAACGTGTTGCGAGTTATCGAGCAGCGATGAAAGCGGGTGGGCCGATTATGGTTGAAGCGGAGCCGACACTTGCGGACGGTTTGGCTGTTGGGCGTGTTGGTGATTGTGCATTTGAGATTGCACAGAAATGCGTTGATCGAGTTGTTACAGTGACTGAAGGTGAATTGTCGCTTGCAGTATTGCGATTGCTTGAGTTGGAGAAGGCTGTTGTTGAGGGATCGGGGGCGGCAGGTTTGGCGGCTTTGCTTGGGCCTTTGAAGGGTGAGTTGGAAGGGAAGAATGTGGTGTTGCCGTTATGTGGTGGTAATCTTGATCCGTTTACACTGCATCGTGTGATTGAACATGGAATGACGGCTGATGGCAGATTACATGCGTTGGAGATACGTATCAGTGATCGACCGGGCGGACTGGCGAGGTTGACGGAGTTACTTGGTGAGGGGGGTGTTTCGATACAGTGCATTGATCATGATCGTATGTTCGCTGGGCCCGATGTGGCGTGTGTGTGTGTACGCGTGGTATTAGAGACACGTGATATGTCGCATTACCAGGATGTGCTTTCAATGTTGGACGATTGTGGTTTAGAGGTGAATAAATCTATATAA